Genomic DNA from Nocardioides aquaticus:
AGGTCGGCCTCGATCACCTTGGCCTCGGCGAGCTCGAGGACGCGGGAGGGGGAGTCACCGGCGATGGAGTCGGCCACGGCGGCGTCGACGAGGGTCGCCTGGGTGCGGTCGAGCCGACGGGACATGGCGGCGACGCGGCGTGCGACCCAGACCTCGCAGGGGCCGGCCTGGACGACGGCCCACGTCCTCGGCAGGCGGTGGCGGAGGTCGAGGGCGTCGGCCAGGGCGGCGCGGGCGGCGAGGGTGTGGACGCGGCGGGCGGTGGCCAGCTCGGGCAGGCAGAGCTCCTGGACCCGCGGGGTGCCCTCGCCGCCGAGGTCGACCAACCGGTCCTCGCCGTTCCAGGCGCGTCGCCCGTCGGGTCCTTTGCGGGGGTCGGCGGCGTGCAGGTCGGCCCAGTGCAGGGCCAGGAGGAGGTCCTCGACCTCGGCGGCGCGCCTGGTCTGCAGGACTGCTTCGGTCCGGTGCAGGACGCCGGTGGCGTCGAGGTCCTCGATCGGGACCGGCGGCACGACCTCGGTGGACATGGCCTGACTATACTAGAACACATGTTCGAAAGTCAATGACACGGTGCGAGTGGTGCTCAGAACCAGAGGGGCGGCCAGAACGCGACGAACGCGGCGCCGGCGAGGAGCAGGGCCAGGGCGTTCTCCGCGATCGTGGAGTGTCCCGGCTTGTCGTAGGTGGCGACCATGGTTCCGACGACGAACGGCACCGCCACGAAGGTCACCGCAGGGAGGTCGGCGAGCCCTCCGAGGAGGGCGACGAGGCCGCCGACCCACCCCAGGGCGCGGATCAGCAGGACCCGGCGGGGGGCGCGCACGCGGTGCGCGTCGCCCGGCCCGCTCACCTGCTCTGGAACACGTCGACTGCCTTCCGAGCTGTCCATCCCGCTCCCGACCCGATCGTGTGGCTGACGGCGACCGTGGTCAGCCAACCAGAACCCCTCCAGGGAGGTTGTCGGTTTCTACGACTTTCCGACGGCAGGGTCACCGTGGCCGTCCCCGGCCACGGGTGCGGCATCGTCCCGGAGGGAGCGGACCATGGTTCGCAGCATCCGGAGCGCCTCGGCCTGCTCGGTCGGGGTCAGGCCGGCCAGCATCCTGACCTCGACGGACCGGACCGCCGTGGTCGCGCGCGCCAGGCTCCGCCGACCTCGCGGCGTGAGGCGCGCGGGAAGCGCCTTGCCGACGGGCGCCTCCCCGGGTCGGTCGACCTGCCCCTCCCTCTCGAGGGCCTGGAGGAGCGTGTTCATCGACTGGCGCGTCACGAACGTCCCCCGGGCGAGCTCGGAGCCGGTCAGGCCGGGGCGCTGGGACAGCAGCTCCAGAGTCGCGTACTGCGTGATGGTCATCCCCAGCGGGCGCAGCACCTCTTCCATGGCGGCGCGGAGCGCGCTCGACGCCTCCTTCAGCACGTAGCCGACCGACGTCTCGAGGGTGACTCCGTCTTGCGTCATGTCAGGATCCTGACATACCTTCTCGATGTCAGGAACCTGACACCCAACCGAAGGAGCACCACCATGCCCGTCACCGGCCCCGACTTCGTCTCCCTGCAGGTGCGTGACCGCGCGGTCTCGCAGGCGTTCTACGAGCAGTACCTCGGGCTGGCCCGCTCGGACGGACCTCCGCACGCCGTCGTCTTCGACACGAGCCCCGTCGCGTTCGCGCTGCGCGACGTCGTCCTCGGCACCGACCTCGCCTCCGTCGCCCAGCCCGGGATCGGCGCGGCGATCTGGCTGCACGCCACCGACGTCCAGGCCATCCACGACGCGCTCGTCGCCGACGGCCACGCCGTCGTCGCCGCTCCTGTCGACGGTCCGTTCGGCCGGACCTTCACCTTCGCCGACCCCGACGGCTACCAGATCACGCTCCACGACCGCGCCTGACCGGCACCGCAGAGCACGACGGAGCCCCCGCCCCGCGCACGGCGGGACAGGGGCTCCGGGGTGGTGCGGGGTGCGTCAGGTGTTCTTGACGTCGTACCGGTCGGCCATCATGAGCTTGTCCCACACCGCCACGAAGTCCCGGACGAACAACGCGTGCCCGTCGCTGGCGGCGTACACCTCGGCCACGGCGCGCAGCTGCTGGTTGGCGCCGAACACCAGGTCGTGGCGGCTGGCCGAGTAGGCCGGCGCGCCGGTCTCGCGGTCGTCGAGGGTGAACGCGGTGCCGGCCTCGTCCTGCTTCGTCCACTCGTAGTCGGTGCTGGTCAACGTCGTGAAGAAGTCGTTGGTGAGCACCCCGACGCGGTCGGTGAAGACCCCGTCGGCGGAGCCGTCGTGGTTGCAGCCCAGCACGCGCAGCCCGCCGGTGAGAACGGTCCACTCCGGTGCGCTCAGCCTCAGCAGCGCGGCCTTGTCGAGGAACATCTGCTCCGGCGACACCGCCGGGGCCACGGTGGCCCAGTCGTCCATCTGGTAGCTGCGGAACCCGTCGACGGCCGGCGCGAGCCACTCGAACGTCGGTACGTCGGTCTGCTCGTCGGTCGCGTCGACCCGGCCCGGGGTGAAGGGCACGGTGACCGGCTCGCCGGCCGCCGCGGCGGCCTGCTCGACCGCCACGCAGCCCCCGAGGACGATCAGGTCGGCGAGGCTGACCTGCTCCGCGCCGCTGTTGAAGTCGGCCCGCACCCGCCGCAGGGCGTCGAGCACGGGCACCGTACGGGCGTTGACCGGCCAGTCCTTCTGCGGCGCCAGCGCGAGGCGGGCGCCGTTGGCGCCGCCGCGCTTGTCGGTGTCGCGGTAGGTGATCGCCGAGGAGAAGGCGGTGAAGGCCAGGTCGGAGACCGAGACGCCGGAGTCCAGCACCGCCTGCTTGAGCTTCGCGATCCCGGCGTCGCCGACGACGGGGTGCTCGGCCTTCGGCAGCGGGTCCTGCCAGGGCAGGTCCTCGGCGGCGACCTCGGGGCCGAGGTAGCGGTCCTTCGGACCCATGTCGCGGTGCGTGAGCTTGTACCAGGCGCGCGAGAACTGGTCGGTGAAGTAGTCGAAGTCGGCCAGGAACCGCTCGCAGATCGCCCGGTAGACCGGGTCCACCTTGAGCGCGATGTCGCTGGTCATCATCATCAGCGGGTGCTCGACGCCCTCGAGGTGCGCGTCCGGCGTGGTCGGGGCGGTGGCGTCGGTCGGCTTCCACTGCAGCGCGCCGGCCGGGCTCTCGGTCTGCTCCCACTCGAAGCGGAAGAGGTTCTCGAGGTAGTCGTTGTCCCAGGTGGTCGGGTTCGGCGTCCAGGAGCCCTCGATGCCGTTGGTCATCGTGTCCTCGGCGTTGCCCTTGCCCTGCGGGTTGTGCCAGCCCAGGCCCATCGACTCCATCGGCGCGACGTCCGGCGGGACGCCGATCCGGTCCGGGGAGACCTGGCCGTGGCTCTTGCCGAAGGCGTGCCCGCCGGCGATCAGCGCGACCGTCTCCTCGTCGTTCATCGCCATCCGGCCGAAGGTGATCCGGATGTCGACCGCCGAGGCGGCCGGGTCGCCGTTGCCCTCGGGACCCTCGGGGTTGACGTAGATGAGGGCCGAGTGGGACGCCGCGAGCGGCTGCTCGAGCTCGTAGTCGTCGCTGCCGGGCTCGCCGGTCCAGCGCTGGTCGCGCATCACCATGGCGTCGCCGGACGGCGGGTTCATGTTGTCGATGTACTCGGGACCCCAGTACACGGCGTCGTCGGGCTCCCAGGCGTCGCGGCGCCCGCCGCCGAAGCCGAAGGTCGGGAAGCCCATCACCTCCAGCGAGCAGTTGCCGGTCAGCACGATCAGGTCGGCCCACGACAGGCGGTTGCCGTACTTCTGCTTGATCGGGGACAGCAGGCGACGCGACTTGTCGGTGTTGCCGTTGTCCCACCAGCTGCTGATCGGGGCGAAGCGCTGCATCGCCTCGCCGGCGCCGCCGCGACCGTCGGCGATCCGGTAGGTGCCAGCGGAGTGCCAGGACATCCGGATCATCTGCGGGGCGTAGTTGCCGTAGTCCGAGGGCCACCACGACACCGAGGTCGTCAGCAGCTTCTTGATGTCGGCCTTGAGCTCGTCGAGGTCGATGGTCGCGAAGGCGGCGGGGTAGTCCAGGTCGCGCAGCGGGTTCGCGGCCGCGCCGTCACGGTGCAGCTGCTCGACGCGGAGGCGGTCGGGGTACCAGTCCTGCAGCGTGGGGCGGGAGGTCTGGGCGCCGCCGACCTTGTTCCCGCCGAAGGGGCACGCCCCCTCGAGGACGTCGTCGTACTCGGTGTACTGGGTCATGACCGGATGCTAGACACCGGACCGCGACCGACCGGGTGACTCGCCCCCGCGGTCCGGGGTCAGGGGCAGAACGGCTCGGTCGGCGCGCCGGCCTCCCCGGCCGAGATCCCCGACTTGCCGTCGTAGATCGCCCAGGCCACCGGCTCGGCCCCGTCGAACCGGGTGACGCAGATCCGGAAGGTGTCGCCCATGACCTCGTAGCCGGCCTCGCTGCCCGGACGCAGGCTCTTGGCGTAGTCGACGTTCGCCTCGAAGTCGGCCTGGTCCTTCGGGTTCACGAAGCCCTGGTCGATGGCGTAGCCCGCGACGTCGAGGCCGACCGTCGTGGCCTCGCCCTGGACCTCGCCCACCACCGCGTCGATCTCCGCGTCGATCTCCGCCTGGCTGGTCTCGGGCGCGCTGGGGGACTCGGTCGGCGCGGCGCTCGAGGACCCCTCCTCGGCGGGCGCGGCGTCCGAGGCCGTGTCCTCGCCGGAGCCGCACGAGGCGAGCAGCAGCAGGGTCGAGGTGGCGAGCAGGGTGCGGGCCGTCAGCAGCACGTCGTGGGTCCGATCCGAGAGGGGGGAGGGTGCCGGGCGATCCTAGACGGCGCCGCCGCGCAGCTCGGGGAACTGGTCGTCGCCCCAGCCGGCCTCCCGGGCGGTGCCGGCCTCGGCCAGCTCCTCCTCCCGGGCGCGCAGCTCGACGCGGCGGATCTTGCCCGAGATGGTCTTGGGCAGCTCGGCGAACTCGATCCGGCGGATCCGCAGGTAGGCCGGCAGCCGCTCACGGGTGTGCCGCAGGATGTCGACCGCCGTCTCCGCGGTGGGCTCGAAGCCCGGGGCGAGGACGACGTAGGCCTTGGGGACGGCCAGGCGTACGGCGTCGGGCGCCGGCACGACCGCGGCCTCGGCGACCGCCGGGTGCTCGATCAGCACGCTCTCCAGCTCGAACGGGCTGACCTTGTAGTCGGAGGCCTTGAACACGTCGTCGGTGCGACCGACGTAGGTCAGGTAGCCGTCCGCGTCCAGGGAGGCGATGTCGCCGGTGTGGTAGACGCCGCCGGCCATCGCCTCGGCGTCCCGCTCGGGGTCGCCCTGGTAGCCGGTCATCAGCGGCAGCGGCCGGCCGGTCGGGCCCTCCAGGTCCAGGCAGAGCTCGCCCTCGGCGCCCTCGCCCGCGAGGCGTTCCCCGGTCAGCAGGTCGACGAGCACGACCGGTACGCCCGGCAGCGGGCGTCCCATCGAGCCCGGCTTGACCACCGAGCCCGGCGTGTTGCCGACCGCGGCGGTCATCTCGGTCTGGCCGAACCCGTCGCGCAGGGTCAGCCCCCAGCGCTGCTGCACCTGGTCGATCACCTCGGGGTTGAGCGGCTCCCCGGCGCCGATCACCTCGCGCAGCGACCCCGGGCCGTCGGAGAGGTCGGCCTTGATCAGCATCCGCCACACCGTGGGCGGGGCGCAGAACGTGGTGACGCCCTCCTCGCGCAGCACGGTGAGCAACGAGGCCGCGTCGAAGCGGGCGTAGTTGTGCACGAAGATCGTCGCCTCGGCGATCCACGGCGCGAAGAAGCAGGACCACGCGTGCTTGGCCCAGCCGGGCGAGGAGATGTTCAGGTGGACGTCGCCGGCGCGGAGCCCGAGCCAGAACATCGTGGTCAGGTGGCCGACCGGGTAGGACACCTGGGTGTGCTCGACCAGCTTCGGGCGGCTCGTCGTGCCGCTGGTGAAGTAGAGGAGCAGCCGGTCGTCGGGGCTGGTGCCCGGGTGCGGGAGGTCGGCGTCGTCCAGGCCGTCGACGGCGGTCAGGTCGTCCCACCCGTCGGCCGCGCCCACGCAGAAGCGGCCCAGGTCGTCGGCGGTCCCGGCCAGCTTGGGGGCGTCGGCGGGGTTGCACACGACGTGGCGGGCCCCGCCGCGTGCGACCCGGTCGCGCAGGTCGTCCGGGCCGGCGGCCGTGGCGGTCGGCATGACGACGGCGCCGAGCTTCATCACCGCGAGCATGCACTGCCACAGCTCGACCTGGTTGCCGAGCATGACGATGACGGCGTCCCCGCGGCGTACGCCCCGCTCCTGCATCCACCGCGCGAGCTGGTTGGAGGTGCGGCGCATCTGGTCGTAGCTGAGCTCGCGGCGGGTGCCGTCCTGCTCGAGGATCACCAGCGCGGGGCGGTCGTTGCCCTCCGCGACCCGGTCGAACCAGTCGACGGCCCAGCAGAACTCGGGTCCCAGGTCGGGCCAGCGGAACTCGGCGACCGCCTGCTCGTGCCGTCCGTACAGGGCGAGGAGCTGGTCGCGGGCGGCGCGGTAGGCCTGCGTGGCGGGACGGGTGGTGGGGGCGGTGGTCATGCCGGGGGCTCCTCGGGGTGGGTGCGGGCCGGGCCCGCCGCCGCCTCCGTCACCGGAGGCCGCGACGGGCCCGTCGTCGATCGGGTGCTACTGCTCCTCGGGCGCCACGTAGCTCTCGGCGTCGGGGGAGGTGAACAGGTCGCCCTGCTGCGTCAGGCCGCCCTCGGCGTCGATGTCGGCGGTGGCGATGTAGACCTCGCGCGTCGCCGGCGAGCCGGGGGAGGTGAGGTCGAGGTCGGCGACGAGCTCGTCGGTGGTGACGTCGGTGCTCGAGGCCAGGGCGTCCTGGATGCCCGAGCGGGTCAGGTCGTCGCAGGAGGCCTCGAGCACCTGGCCCCAGATCTCCCCGATGGCGTAGCCGTAGGGGATGCCGGCGTTCGCGGGCTCGGACTTGCCGAGCTCCTCGTAGGCGGTGGCCACCTCGGCGGCCTTGGGCACGTCGGAGCTGTACGGCGTCGCGCTGCCCACGAGGTAGTAGTTCTCCAGGGCGGCCTGGGTGTCCTCGGTGAGGATGGCCGGGGCGAAGGTCGGGTTGTTGCCGACCAGCGGGACGTCGAGGCCCAGCTGCGCGGCCACCGTGGCCACCGACAGGGTCTGCGACGGGGTGGTGGTCAGGCCGATGGCCGAGACGTCCGCGCCGCGCAGGCCGGTGACGACGTTGCGCAGGTCGGTGTCGGTGGGCAGCACCTTGACGGCCTCGAGCGTGATGTCGTGCTGCTCGGCGAAGTACTCCGCACCGAGCAGCCCGTTCTCGCCGTACTCGCCCTCGAGGTAGACGAAGCCGACGGTGTCGCCCTCGGCGATCTCGCCCTGCTCGAGGAGGTAGGAGAGGCCGTTGACCATCTCGACGTCGTAGGTGGTGCCGGGGATGACGACGTACGGGTTCTTGAGCAGGAACGAGGACCACGACAGCGCCACCGAGGTGGTCTCGTTGTCGATCAGCTGCTGGTCGAGCGCGGCGATGACCGGCGAGCCCAGGATCTGCATGAACCCGAGCACCTCGGGCAGCAGCTCCTGGTAGGCCAGCACGCCGGCGTCGGCCTGGTAGCCGTGGTCGCGCACCACGAGCTCGATCTGGCGACCGCAGATGCCGCCGGCGGCGTTGACCTCGTCGGCCCAGATCTGGTGGCCGTCGACGGTGCCGGTGCCGAGCTGGATGAACGGCCCGCTCTGGTCGGTCAGCACGCCGAGGGCGATGGTGTCGTCGGTGACGCCGGGCGCCGCCGCACCGCCCTCCCCGGAGCTGTCGGTGCTCTTGCTGCTGCAGGCCGTGAGGGCCAGGGTCGCGACGGCGGCCGTGGCCAGTAGGCGTCGGGTCTTCATGGTGCCTCTTCTCTGGGGGTTCTTCATCGGGTGGTGACGCGCGTGAAGCGGTGGGTGAGTCGGCGGGCGATGGCGGCCAGGCCCCCTGGCTCGAAGATCACGAGCAGGACGATCAGGGCGCCGT
This window encodes:
- a CDS encoding MarR family winged helix-turn-helix transcriptional regulator; the protein is MTQDGVTLETSVGYVLKEASSALRAAMEEVLRPLGMTITQYATLELLSQRPGLTGSELARGTFVTRQSMNTLLQALEREGQVDRPGEAPVGKALPARLTPRGRRSLARATTAVRSVEVRMLAGLTPTEQAEALRMLRTMVRSLRDDAAPVAGDGHGDPAVGKS
- a CDS encoding AMP-binding protein, coding for MTTAPTTRPATQAYRAARDQLLALYGRHEQAVAEFRWPDLGPEFCWAVDWFDRVAEGNDRPALVILEQDGTRRELSYDQMRRTSNQLARWMQERGVRRGDAVIVMLGNQVELWQCMLAVMKLGAVVMPTATAAGPDDLRDRVARGGARHVVCNPADAPKLAGTADDLGRFCVGAADGWDDLTAVDGLDDADLPHPGTSPDDRLLLYFTSGTTSRPKLVEHTQVSYPVGHLTTMFWLGLRAGDVHLNISSPGWAKHAWSCFFAPWIAEATIFVHNYARFDAASLLTVLREEGVTTFCAPPTVWRMLIKADLSDGPGSLREVIGAGEPLNPEVIDQVQQRWGLTLRDGFGQTEMTAAVGNTPGSVVKPGSMGRPLPGVPVVLVDLLTGERLAGEGAEGELCLDLEGPTGRPLPLMTGYQGDPERDAEAMAGGVYHTGDIASLDADGYLTYVGRTDDVFKASDYKVSPFELESVLIEHPAVAEAAVVPAPDAVRLAVPKAYVVLAPGFEPTAETAVDILRHTRERLPAYLRIRRIEFAELPKTISGKIRRVELRAREEELAEAGTAREAGWGDDQFPELRGGAV
- a CDS encoding VOC family protein — protein: MPVTGPDFVSLQVRDRAVSQAFYEQYLGLARSDGPPHAVVFDTSPVAFALRDVVLGTDLASVAQPGIGAAIWLHATDVQAIHDALVADGHAVVAAPVDGPFGRTFTFADPDGYQITLHDRA
- the katG gene encoding catalase/peroxidase HPI; amino-acid sequence: MTQYTEYDDVLEGACPFGGNKVGGAQTSRPTLQDWYPDRLRVEQLHRDGAAANPLRDLDYPAAFATIDLDELKADIKKLLTTSVSWWPSDYGNYAPQMIRMSWHSAGTYRIADGRGGAGEAMQRFAPISSWWDNGNTDKSRRLLSPIKQKYGNRLSWADLIVLTGNCSLEVMGFPTFGFGGGRRDAWEPDDAVYWGPEYIDNMNPPSGDAMVMRDQRWTGEPGSDDYELEQPLAASHSALIYVNPEGPEGNGDPAASAVDIRITFGRMAMNDEETVALIAGGHAFGKSHGQVSPDRIGVPPDVAPMESMGLGWHNPQGKGNAEDTMTNGIEGSWTPNPTTWDNDYLENLFRFEWEQTESPAGALQWKPTDATAPTTPDAHLEGVEHPLMMMTSDIALKVDPVYRAICERFLADFDYFTDQFSRAWYKLTHRDMGPKDRYLGPEVAAEDLPWQDPLPKAEHPVVGDAGIAKLKQAVLDSGVSVSDLAFTAFSSAITYRDTDKRGGANGARLALAPQKDWPVNARTVPVLDALRRVRADFNSGAEQVSLADLIVLGGCVAVEQAAAAAGEPVTVPFTPGRVDATDEQTDVPTFEWLAPAVDGFRSYQMDDWATVAPAVSPEQMFLDKAALLRLSAPEWTVLTGGLRVLGCNHDGSADGVFTDRVGVLTNDFFTTLTSTDYEWTKQDEAGTAFTLDDRETGAPAYSASRHDLVFGANQQLRAVAEVYAASDGHALFVRDFVAVWDKLMMADRYDVKNT
- a CDS encoding ABC transporter substrate-binding protein, encoding MKTRRLLATAAVATLALTACSSKSTDSSGEGGAAAPGVTDDTIALGVLTDQSGPFIQLGTGTVDGHQIWADEVNAAGGICGRQIELVVRDHGYQADAGVLAYQELLPEVLGFMQILGSPVIAALDQQLIDNETTSVALSWSSFLLKNPYVVIPGTTYDVEMVNGLSYLLEQGEIAEGDTVGFVYLEGEYGENGLLGAEYFAEQHDITLEAVKVLPTDTDLRNVVTGLRGADVSAIGLTTTPSQTLSVATVAAQLGLDVPLVGNNPTFAPAILTEDTQAALENYYLVGSATPYSSDVPKAAEVATAYEELGKSEPANAGIPYGYAIGEIWGQVLEASCDDLTRSGIQDALASSTDVTTDELVADLDLTSPGSPATREVYIATADIDAEGGLTQQGDLFTSPDAESYVAPEEQ